In one window of Streptomyces sp. FXJ1.172 DNA:
- a CDS encoding aldehyde dehydrogenase family protein, which yields MKAHDALYIDGAWRPAENRDVIEVVNPADEQIIGRVPAGGALDVDTAVRAARAALPAWAATPPAERAARLTALRDVLVARKDEIAETVTAELGAPLPFSQAVHAAVPIAVAGSYAELAAAHPFEEKVGNSTVLHEPVGVVGAITPWNYPLHQIVAKVAPALAAGCTIVLKPAEDTPLTAQLFAEAVHEAGVPAGVFNLVTGLGPVAGQALAEHPGVDLVSFTGSTAVGRQIGAAAGAAVKRVALELGGKSANVILPSADLAKAVNVGVANVMSNSGQTCSAWTRMLVHRDRYDEAVELAAAAAAKYGDRIGPVVNAKQQARVRGYIDQGLAEGARLVAGGCESPHEKGYFVSPTVLADVTPEMTVAQEEIFGPVLSILRYDDEEDALRIANGTVYGLAGAVWAGDEAEAVAFARRMDTGQVDINGGRFNPLAPFGGYKQSGVGRELGAHGLAEYLQTKSLQF from the coding sequence ATGAAGGCACATGACGCCCTGTACATCGACGGCGCCTGGCGCCCCGCCGAGAACAGGGACGTGATCGAGGTCGTGAACCCGGCCGACGAGCAGATCATCGGCCGCGTCCCGGCCGGCGGCGCGCTGGACGTCGACACCGCCGTCCGCGCGGCCCGGGCCGCCCTGCCCGCCTGGGCCGCCACACCCCCGGCCGAGCGCGCCGCACGCCTGACCGCGCTCCGGGACGTCCTCGTGGCCCGCAAGGACGAGATCGCCGAGACGGTCACCGCCGAACTGGGCGCGCCGCTGCCGTTCTCGCAGGCCGTGCACGCGGCCGTGCCGATCGCGGTCGCCGGCTCCTACGCCGAGCTGGCCGCCGCCCACCCCTTCGAGGAGAAGGTCGGCAACTCCACCGTCCTGCACGAGCCGGTCGGTGTGGTCGGCGCGATCACCCCCTGGAACTACCCCCTGCACCAGATCGTCGCCAAGGTCGCCCCGGCCCTCGCCGCCGGCTGCACGATCGTCCTCAAGCCCGCCGAGGACACCCCGCTCACCGCCCAGCTGTTCGCCGAGGCCGTCCATGAAGCGGGCGTCCCGGCAGGTGTGTTCAACCTGGTCACCGGCCTCGGCCCGGTCGCCGGCCAGGCCCTCGCCGAGCACCCGGGCGTCGACCTCGTCTCCTTCACCGGCTCCACGGCCGTCGGCCGGCAGATCGGCGCGGCGGCCGGCGCTGCCGTGAAGCGGGTCGCCCTCGAACTCGGCGGCAAGTCCGCCAACGTCATCCTGCCGAGCGCCGACCTCGCCAAGGCGGTGAACGTCGGCGTGGCCAACGTGATGTCCAATTCGGGCCAGACGTGCAGCGCCTGGACCCGCATGCTGGTCCACCGCGACCGGTACGACGAGGCCGTCGAACTGGCCGCCGCGGCCGCCGCCAAGTACGGGGACCGCATCGGCCCGGTCGTCAACGCCAAGCAGCAGGCGCGGGTGCGCGGTTACATCGACCAGGGCCTCGCCGAGGGCGCCCGCCTGGTCGCCGGCGGCTGCGAATCCCCGCACGAGAAGGGCTACTTCGTCAGCCCGACGGTCCTCGCGGACGTCACCCCGGAGATGACCGTCGCCCAGGAGGAGATCTTCGGCCCGGTCCTGTCGATCCTGCGGTACGACGACGAGGAGGACGCCCTGCGCATCGCCAACGGCACGGTGTACGGCCTCGCGGGTGCCGTCTGGGCCGGCGACGAGGCCGAGGCGGTCGCCTTCGCCCGGCGCATGGACACCGGCCAGGTCGACATCAACGGCGGCCGGTTCAACCCCCTCGCCCCCTTCGGCGGTTACAAGCAGTCCGGGGTCGGCCGGGAACTCGGCGCGCACGGACTCGCCGAGTACCTCCAGACCAAGTCCCTCCAGTTCTAA
- a CDS encoding ABC transporter ATP-binding protein, producing MTRAISLHDVSKSYTRGTRVVEGLSLDITPGEFLVLLGPSGCGKTTVLRMIAGLEDIDEGELLLDGEYANDWLPAERNIAMVFQNFALYPSMTSRDNIGFPLRIEDPGADPGPRVTATARKLGVEELLDRFPSQLSGGERQRIAMGRAIARHPSAFLMDEPLSNLDAKLRGRLRAEISQLTRELGATTVYVTHDQAEAMSLGDRVAVLRGGVLQQVGTPREVYALPRTVFVAAFIGTPRINLLQGVVRAPLDGAMTVSLGKQALRLPEPLSLDHRLLRVQQGREVIVGLRSEAVRIAGRDSARPEEVLITGLVEHMEFQGHEVLVHFNTGSRPAVVPELEAPRPAARPPRRRRRQGPGMLDRLRERAGSLRPGPLRDGPVAGPVVVLEQAPQDPEPAPSAVRVPGDLVVRTTPEVRLHHGMQVPLLVDLDRLFVFDQHGERICPCPDRLPDLDE from the coding sequence ATGACACGCGCCATCTCACTGCACGACGTGAGCAAGTCCTACACACGCGGCACGCGCGTGGTCGAGGGGCTGTCGCTGGACATCACGCCCGGCGAGTTCCTGGTCCTGCTCGGCCCGTCCGGCTGCGGCAAGACCACCGTGCTGCGGATGATCGCCGGCCTGGAGGACATCGACGAGGGCGAGCTGCTGCTCGACGGCGAGTACGCCAACGACTGGCTGCCCGCCGAGCGGAACATCGCCATGGTGTTCCAGAACTTCGCCCTCTACCCGAGCATGACCAGCCGCGACAACATCGGCTTCCCGCTGCGCATCGAGGACCCCGGCGCCGACCCCGGCCCGCGCGTCACCGCCACCGCCCGCAAGCTGGGCGTGGAGGAGCTGCTCGACCGCTTCCCGAGCCAGCTCTCCGGCGGCGAGCGGCAGCGCATCGCCATGGGCCGGGCCATCGCCCGGCACCCCTCGGCCTTCTTGATGGACGAGCCCCTGTCCAACCTGGACGCCAAGCTCCGAGGCCGGCTGCGCGCCGAAATATCCCAGCTCACCCGGGAGCTGGGGGCCACCACGGTGTACGTCACGCACGACCAGGCCGAGGCGATGTCCCTCGGCGACCGGGTCGCCGTGCTGCGCGGGGGAGTGCTCCAGCAGGTCGGCACCCCGCGCGAGGTCTACGCGCTGCCCCGCACGGTCTTCGTCGCCGCCTTCATCGGCACCCCGCGCATCAATCTGCTCCAGGGCGTGGTCCGCGCCCCGCTCGACGGCGCCATGACCGTCAGCCTGGGCAAGCAGGCCCTGCGGCTGCCCGAACCCCTCTCCCTGGACCACCGGTTGCTGCGGGTCCAGCAGGGCCGCGAGGTCATCGTCGGGCTGCGCTCGGAGGCGGTGCGCATCGCCGGCCGGGACTCCGCCCGGCCGGAAGAGGTGCTGATCACCGGGCTGGTGGAGCACATGGAGTTCCAGGGGCACGAGGTCCTCGTGCACTTCAACACCGGCTCGCGGCCCGCCGTCGTACCGGAACTGGAGGCCCCGCGCCCGGCCGCCCGGCCTCCGCGCCGGCGGCGCAGGCAGGGACCGGGCATGCTGGACCGGCTGCGGGAGCGCGCGGGGTCCCTGCGGCCGGGCCCCTTGCGGGACGGACCGGTGGCCGGGCCCGTCGTCGTCCTGGAGCAGGCGCCTCAGGATCCCGAACCGGCGCCGTCGGCGGTCCGCGTCCCCGGCGACCTGGTCGTACGCACCACCCCGGAGGTCCGGCTGCACCACGGCATGCAGGTCCCGCTCCTCGTCGACCTCGACCGTCTCTTCGTCTTCGACCAGCACGGCGAGCGGATCTGCCCGTGCCCCGACCGGCTGCCGGACCTGGACGAGTGA
- a CDS encoding molybdopterin oxidoreductase family protein, with product MSRTALRICPLCEATCGLTLSIEGTRVTGARGDREDVFSKGFICPKGASFGAVDGDPDRLRTPLVRVDGRLREASWEEAFDAVAAGLRPVVERYGPDSAGVVLGNPNVHTVAGALYPQVLLAALRTRSVFTASTLDQMPKHVSSGLLFGDANAIPVPDLDHTGHLLLIGANPLESNGSLCTAPDFPGKLKALKARGGHLTVIDPRRTRTAKLADRHLAIRPGTDALLLAAMAHTLFEEDLADLKALAPHVQGVDELRHALGDFTPEAVAEACDVDADLIRTLARELAAAPTAAVYARIGSCTVPHGTLASWLVDVLNILTGNLDRPGGALFPQAATDKTPRPAGPGHGFALGRWHSRVRRLPEAKGELPLSALAEEIDTPTREGEPIRALIAVAANPVLSAPDGDRLDKALDSLDFMVCVDPYLNETSRHAHVVLPPPPPSQSPHHDFAFNTLAVRNQVRYSRPAVPLEPGRMAESEILARLILAATGMHGAEPDTVDAMVVDQTLGRAVREKHSPVHGRDPKELAARLTGDTGPERRLDMMLRLGPYGDGFGVRPDGLTLAKLLAHPHGIDLGPLRPRLPQPLKTRSGKVELLPEPIAADLPRLRQALGERPAGLVLVGRRHLRSNNSWMHNVPALTGGSNRCTLHIHPEDAARLGVRDGADVRVKGAGGVVVAPAEVTDGVRPGVVSLPHGWGHDRPGTRLSHAATSPGVNVNQLLDGSMLDPLSGNAVLNGIPVQLTASL from the coding sequence GTGTCCCGCACCGCCCTGCGCATCTGCCCGCTCTGCGAGGCCACCTGCGGGCTGACCCTCAGTATCGAGGGCACCCGTGTCACCGGCGCCCGCGGCGACCGCGAGGACGTCTTCAGCAAGGGGTTCATCTGCCCCAAGGGCGCCTCCTTCGGCGCCGTCGACGGCGACCCCGACCGGCTGCGCACCCCGCTCGTCCGGGTCGACGGCCGTCTGCGCGAGGCGAGCTGGGAGGAGGCCTTCGACGCGGTCGCCGCCGGCCTGCGCCCGGTCGTGGAGCGGTACGGCCCCGACTCCGCCGGCGTGGTCCTCGGCAACCCCAACGTGCACACCGTGGCCGGCGCCCTCTACCCGCAGGTCCTGCTCGCCGCCCTGCGCACCCGCAGCGTGTTCACCGCCTCCACGCTCGACCAGATGCCCAAGCACGTCTCCAGCGGGCTGCTCTTCGGCGACGCCAACGCCATCCCCGTACCGGACCTGGACCACACCGGTCATCTGCTCCTCATCGGCGCCAACCCGCTGGAGTCCAACGGCAGTCTGTGCACCGCCCCCGACTTCCCCGGCAAGCTCAAGGCGCTCAAGGCCCGCGGCGGCCACCTGACCGTGATCGACCCGCGCCGCACCCGCACCGCCAAGCTCGCCGACCGGCACCTGGCGATCCGCCCCGGCACCGACGCCCTGCTGCTCGCGGCGATGGCGCACACCCTCTTCGAGGAGGACCTGGCCGACCTGAAGGCCCTCGCCCCGCACGTCCAAGGAGTCGATGAACTCCGGCACGCCCTGGGCGACTTCACCCCGGAGGCCGTGGCCGAGGCCTGTGACGTCGACGCGGACCTCATCCGCACCCTCGCCCGCGAACTCGCCGCCGCCCCCACTGCCGCCGTCTACGCCCGCATCGGCAGCTGCACCGTCCCGCACGGCACCCTGGCGAGCTGGCTGGTCGACGTGCTCAACATCCTCACCGGCAACCTGGACCGGCCCGGCGGCGCCCTGTTCCCGCAGGCCGCCACCGACAAGACCCCTCGCCCGGCGGGCCCCGGGCACGGCTTCGCGCTCGGCCGCTGGCACTCCCGGGTCCGCCGACTGCCCGAGGCCAAGGGCGAGTTGCCGCTGTCCGCGCTCGCCGAGGAGATCGACACCCCGACCCGTGAGGGCGAACCGATACGCGCGCTGATCGCCGTCGCCGCCAACCCGGTCCTGTCCGCGCCCGACGGCGACCGCCTCGACAAGGCCCTGGACTCCCTCGACTTCATGGTCTGCGTCGACCCGTACCTCAACGAGACCTCGCGCCACGCCCACGTCGTCCTGCCTCCGCCGCCACCGTCCCAGAGCCCGCACCACGACTTCGCCTTCAACACCCTCGCGGTCCGCAACCAGGTCCGCTACAGCCGCCCCGCCGTCCCGCTGGAGCCCGGCCGCATGGCCGAGAGCGAGATCCTCGCCCGGCTGATCCTCGCGGCCACGGGCATGCACGGCGCCGAACCGGACACCGTGGACGCGATGGTCGTCGACCAGACCCTCGGCAGGGCCGTACGGGAAAAGCACTCCCCGGTGCACGGCCGTGATCCGAAGGAACTCGCCGCCCGGCTCACCGGTGACACCGGCCCCGAGCGGCGGCTGGACATGATGCTGCGCCTCGGCCCCTACGGCGACGGCTTCGGCGTACGGCCCGACGGGCTGACCCTCGCGAAGCTGCTCGCCCACCCGCACGGCATCGACCTCGGCCCGCTGCGCCCCCGGCTGCCGCAGCCGCTCAAGACCCGCAGCGGCAAGGTCGAGCTGCTGCCCGAGCCGATCGCCGCCGATCTGCCCCGGCTGCGGCAGGCGCTGGGGGAGCGGCCCGCGGGCCTCGTCCTCGTCGGCCGCCGGCATCTGCGCTCCAACAACAGCTGGATGCACAACGTGCCCGCGCTCACCGGCGGTTCCAACCGCTGCACGCTGCACATCCACCCCGAGGACGCGGCCCGGCTCGGCGTGCGCGACGGGGCGGACGTACGCGTCAAGGGCGCCGGGGGAGTGGTGGTGGCCCCCGCCGAGGTCACCGACGGGGTCCGGCCGGGTGTGGTGAGCCTGCCGCACGGCTGGGGCCACGACCGCCCCGGCACCCGCCTCTCCCACGCCGCGACCAGCCCGGGCGTCAACGTCAACCAGCTCCTCGACGGCAGCATGCTCGACCCGCTGTCGGGCAACGCTGTGCTCAACGGCATCCCCGTCCAGCTCACCGCAAGCCTGTGA
- a CDS encoding Zn-dependent alcohol dehydrogenase, whose translation MAVRAAVLPAIGAPLEITAVDLPDPGPGQVRVRLAAAGVCHSDLSLSNGTMRVPVPAVLGHEGAGTVVAVGEGVAHVTEGDPVVLNWAPSCGGCHACALGEVWLCANALGGAADVYARTADGTDLHPGLNVAAFAEETVVSASCVLPLPEGVPLADAALLGCAVLTGYGAVHHSAKVRPGETVAVFGVGGVGLATLQSARIAGASRIIAVDVSPQKEELARAAGATDYVLASGTTAREIRALTGKQGVDVSVECVGRAVSIRAAWDATRRGGRTTVVGIGGKDQEVTFNALEIFHWGRTLSGCVYGNTDPARDLPVLAEHVREGRLDLAALVTERITLEDIPTAFDNMLAGKGGRALVVF comes from the coding sequence ATGGCCGTACGAGCCGCCGTCCTGCCCGCCATCGGCGCCCCCCTGGAGATCACCGCCGTCGACCTGCCCGACCCGGGCCCCGGACAGGTCCGCGTCCGCCTCGCCGCCGCCGGTGTCTGCCACTCCGACCTGTCCCTGTCCAACGGCACCATGCGGGTGCCGGTCCCGGCCGTCCTCGGCCACGAGGGCGCGGGCACGGTCGTGGCCGTGGGCGAGGGCGTCGCCCATGTCACCGAGGGCGACCCCGTGGTCCTCAACTGGGCCCCGTCCTGCGGGGGTTGCCACGCCTGCGCGCTCGGCGAGGTCTGGCTGTGCGCCAACGCCCTGGGCGGCGCGGCCGACGTCTACGCCCGCACCGCCGACGGCACCGACCTGCACCCCGGGCTGAACGTGGCCGCGTTCGCCGAGGAGACGGTGGTCTCGGCGTCCTGCGTCCTCCCGCTCCCCGAGGGCGTACCGCTGGCGGACGCCGCCCTCCTCGGCTGCGCCGTCCTCACCGGCTACGGCGCCGTCCACCACTCGGCGAAGGTCCGCCCCGGCGAGACGGTCGCAGTGTTCGGCGTGGGCGGGGTGGGTCTCGCCACCCTCCAGTCGGCCCGGATCGCGGGCGCGTCCCGGATCATCGCCGTCGACGTCTCCCCGCAGAAGGAGGAACTGGCGCGGGCGGCGGGCGCGACGGACTACGTCCTCGCCTCCGGCACGACCGCGCGCGAGATCCGCGCCCTCACCGGCAAGCAGGGCGTGGACGTCTCGGTGGAGTGCGTGGGCCGCGCGGTGAGCATCCGCGCCGCCTGGGACGCCACCCGCCGGGGCGGCCGTACGACGGTCGTCGGCATCGGCGGCAAGGACCAGGAGGTCACCTTCAACGCCCTGGAGATCTTCCACTGGGGCCGCACCCTCTCCGGCTGCGTCTACGGCAACACCGACCCGGCCCGCGACCTGCCGGTGCTCGCGGAGCACGTGCGGGAGGGCCGCCTGGACCTGGCCGCCCTGGTCACCGAACGCATCACCCTGGAGGACATCCCGACCGCCTTCGACAACATGCTGGCGGGGAAGGGGGGCCGGGCGCTGGTGGTGTTCTGA
- a CDS encoding class F sortase, producing the protein MAPRRRSRRPWYRTRAYRLTRTALLVTVLVTVGSRCGSGHTGPGRAGGPDAVAAAGGPGASGEKSCTAPSGPPPRPLPRSRPTSFRIPSLDVDAPVAALGLDNGRQLETPPVDNPKLVGWYEGGPTPGESGTAIAVGHRDTMTGPAVFAALAQVKPCKLIEVERADGRTALYTVDRIKVYDKAGFPDKEVYGPARRPELRVLTCGGLYSRRTGYTSNVVVFAHLTATK; encoded by the coding sequence ATGGCGCCGCGTAGGCGCAGCCGCAGGCCCTGGTACCGCACCCGCGCCTACCGCCTCACCAGGACGGCCCTGCTGGTGACCGTCCTGGTGACGGTGGGGAGCCGGTGCGGGAGCGGGCACACCGGGCCTGGCCGTGCGGGCGGCCCGGACGCGGTGGCAGCCGCCGGCGGACCGGGCGCGAGCGGGGAGAAGTCCTGCACCGCCCCTTCCGGGCCGCCGCCCCGCCCGCTGCCCCGGTCCCGGCCGACGTCCTTCCGCATCCCCTCCCTGGACGTCGACGCCCCGGTCGCGGCCCTCGGGCTGGACAACGGGCGGCAGCTGGAGACTCCGCCCGTGGACAACCCCAAGCTGGTCGGCTGGTACGAGGGCGGCCCCACACCGGGCGAGTCCGGCACCGCGATCGCCGTCGGCCACCGGGACACCATGACCGGCCCGGCCGTCTTCGCCGCGCTCGCCCAGGTCAAACCCTGCAAGCTCATCGAGGTCGAGCGCGCCGACGGACGCACCGCCCTCTACACCGTGGACCGGATCAAGGTCTACGACAAGGCGGGCTTCCCGGACAAGGAGGTCTACGGCCCGGCCCGGCGACCGGAACTGCGCGTGCTGACCTGCGGCGGCCTCTACAGCCGCCGGACGGGTTACACCAGTAACGTGGTGGTCTTCGCGCACCTGACCGCCACCAAGTGA